The genomic stretch CTCTCAAGTGATTTGGCCGGTGGGAACCGGCCCTACTCCGAACGCCTACTCGCAATTCAAGCTGAGTCGGAATACGAGTCGACTGTCGACACGAAGTGATAGGACAGTGGATTTCACTACGTCCCCACTCGCCGTTACAAACTTGACGGCCCACTAAAAACGAACCACTTCTTTGCCTGCCTTTGTCAACATCGCTTTGAAGGTCTTCGGGTCAAGTTCGTTCGTAAGAAGTCTGATGGAGCCGTCAGCCAGGCACGCATGAAATCCTGGTAGCCCATCTGCAAACGACATGGGGTTGTCAGGGTCGATGGCCAGACCATCCGGTTGTGTCCAAATCGCTGCGTGTTCGGCATTGGTTTCAAGCAACAGGATGGTATTGGCCGTGCCGTCCATGATGTCACGAAAACGAACTTCCTTTCCTGGGGAAAATACGTATTCGTCTCCAGACGGTTCCCGATAGACCGTTGAACCCGGTTCGACAGAAAGACGAGGGTTGACGAATGTTTCAGGCATCTCGGTGATCAGTTCGCGGTTGTGTGGACTATCCCAAGCCTCATCAAGATGGAATCGTTCATACAACGCCTGGTGCTCTAGAAATGGTAAAATCTCCACTCGCCAACTCAGTAGCGGCTTGCCGTTGGGATCATTGATCGTGCCCGGCATCCGCTTGTAAACGGAATGATGGTTGTGGATGGCCAGGGCAAGTTGCTTCATATGGTTGGCTGACGTTGTACGCCGCGCCGCTTCTCTGGCGGCTTGAACGGCTGGCAAGAGTAACCCCACCAGCACGCCTTGAGTGGCAATGCCTGTGGTTGCGGGGCCACTGATCGTCAGTTTGCGTCCGTCGCGTTCGGGAGTTAGCAATTGAAGGATTCGGTCGGCCATTCGATCGGCATAGGCACGCGAAGCCTCGGTCACGGCATCGTCACCCTGCAATTGTTGGTTCGCTTGTGCCAATCCGATCTGGCGTCCCATTTGCAAACCACGGTCAAGGATCGCCGACAATTGCTCTGCGGACGCGTCATCTCGTCCTAACATGATCAACTTGGCTCCGTCGACTTCGTTGGCCAAGTCGATCTGCACGAGCACTGCGTCGAGCAGATCGGGAATCTTTGTAAATTCCTGCAACGGAGGGGGAACTTGATCAGCCTTGCTTTGCAGTGCCCCCTTGATCAACGGGCGAACGGGCTCGACAGCCATCAACATGCTTACGTTCCCCGTGTGGCTGACCGCAGCTGCCATTTTCGCGAGCGGGCCATTCGGGCTTTCAGGGCTCGCCGCCCGCAGCACCGCGTCGAGGTAGTTGTCCGTTGCAATCACAAGCGTCCGTGCGTCCTGGAACATCATTGCCGTATCCGGAGGGTTGCGCAACCGATAGGCGCTGTGCCCGTCGACATCGATCGGCTCTTTTGACGCGAGCAAATTTGCATTCACGTTGTCGATCGAACCGTCGTTTCGCAGCGACACGATGATTGCCAACATCGGCCCGCCGGGTCCAGGTGCCCCCGCAACGACCTTCAGCCGGTCAACATTGCTCGGTACGATGCCGACGTGCTCTTTGCACCACGCCTCCGCCACCTCGATCGGATACATTTCCGCGACGGGGTTGGCGATTGTATCCGCAACCGTCATGACGACAGTCACCACCGCGTCGGTCGGGATGTATTCGCTGCCGATCTTCGATACCCCTGAACGGCTGGAGTTTGACTGAGCCGAGCAGACCGCGGTTAGGAGCAAGCAAGTGGAGAGAATCGCAGAGCGTTGGAGCAGCCTGGTTTGCGGGAGCAGCATGGTGAGGTTCCTTGACGAGGAGAAACAGAAGCTGTGATACCCGTGAGTCTATCACAATCCCATCCCCCCCGGTGGAATGTCCTCAGGGCCAGCAGCGAGGTTGCAGCAGGAACGCCGGAATACGACAATCGATAGACGCGGCGGAATACGATCCCGACCTCTAACAGGAGATCCCCCATGGCGCTACCGCAATGTGAGACTTGCTGGTTTCGATCAAAGTGCGACAAGAACCCAGCCTCCCTTCTCGGACGACTGTGGCGTTTTCACGCTCGTTTTTGTCCAGGTTGGAAACGCTACATCACATCTTTACCCGACGAGCAGCGGAAGGAGCTGGCACGAAAGTACCATTTGACCAAGTTTCTTTAGGATCGTTTCTTTAGGATCGAACGTCCCGTGCAAAAGGCGGCACCTGTTTTTCAGCTCGATGCTTAGCATCGCGTGAACAACAAGTGACGACTTTGGTAGTGGACGAGGCCACGAGTCCCGTGTTACAGGACTCGTGGCCTCGTCCACTACGTTAGTAATTGATCCCGCGATGCTTAGGCTCTCGCCCTAGCGCTGACCAACGGAAGGATCGGAGATGAGCTTGGCCATCTCGCGTCCTGCGCCGCAGCTTTGCTTGTAGTAGTCAAGCTCGTCGTGCGCGATCCCGATGGAACGGGAGCAATCGCGGGCACGTAGGTTGATTTGCGTGCCATCGACTCGAGGTGCAAACGATTGCATCCTGCCAAGTCCAAGGGCGACAGCGCCTCGCACCTTGTCAATGAACCAGTACCGTTTGAGGACGATGTCGCGCTGGTTGTACATGAGTAGCAGGTCTTCGATGTTGGATGTCGCCAAGCCGTGGTATTCCCCCGGGGACAGCCAATCTCGTTCGACAGCTGGGGCGATCAGCCCAACATCCACCTTGGCGCTGCGTACGGATTCGCCGGGAAGCGTGCGATGGCCCAAGGAGCCGCCAGCCAAGGCGTGTAGGGAGCCCGTCACGACTCGCCCGCCCAAACTGTAGCCGATCAATTTTGTTTTCACCGATCGACGTACCTGTTCGCGGAGCAACCAAGCGAGATAGAGCCCTTGAGTGTCCGCATACTTGGCTTTTTCACGGACATCGCGTGTGATGAACTCCGTCCGTTCACTCGGCCAGCTCCAGATCACCCAATCGACTGGCCCGCTGCAACGCCGAGCCTCCGTTTGGCGGTAGACATACAGCCCTCGTTCGACTGCTTCGCAATAGTCAAAACGATAGCCGTGAACATAAATCACCAACGGTCGGTCGCTGCGAATCTCGGCCAAGTATTCTCCGAGAGACGAGCGCGTCGTGGCGCCATTGCATGTCATGCGAGCAACGGTAAACGCAGGGGCGTCAAGATCGGCACAACACGTACACTGCGTCATCGACCGCGTGTTGATCAACCAAATTCGATCTCCCAGCTGGGCCGGAAGGTTCGCGGGCAGTGCCGCGTTGATTTGCTGTGGAGGGGGTAGAGTCGATGCGTGTGGGCTGGAGAGCTTCTCGCTCGGCGCTTCAATACTTGTAGCGGGCTCTGCGCAAACAGAGATCGCCATCGCCATCAAGAAGGCGAGCGTAGACAACGGTCGGTTGTAGTGACGAAGCATGGTCATCTGTGGGCGGGCAAAACGACAGCAGGAGTGAGGCGTGCAAGCGTGACAACAAATTGTTGCAGAAAAAACACGATGTTGCGTTTGCACATCATCGAATACGACCTAGTTTTTACTGGTTCCTCGTTTGGGAACACCGAATAAGCTCACTATGCAAGTCAAGGGAAAAAGAATGAATACTCGCATTATGTCGATTCTGGCATCTGCCATGCTGTTGACTGTCAGTTCGGGGTGCGGAACATTGAAACAATTTTGTTTTGGTCGCGGCGCAAAATGCGGTTTGTGCAAGAGCACCTACACCCCCTACACGGCTGCACCCTATGCTGCCGCACCCCAGCCGGCACCTTATGCTCCGGCGCCTTACGCTCCCGCACCCTATGCACCTACGACGCAAATCCCTCAGCAGCCGCTTGTGATGGTCGGACCTCAACCTCAACCGCGTTGTGGCCTACTGAATCGGCCTCGTTGTGGCCTGTTTAATCGTCAGCAACCGGCTGCACCCCATTACAGCGCACCGACTTGTTGTCATCCCCAATGCGGTGCGGCAACCATGGCGGAGTGTTGTCCGTCTTGTTCCGATTGCTACGGTGGATACGGCAGCTATGGCAACTGCGGCCAATGCGAGACGGGATATGGATCATGCTATGGCGAAGAAGTCGGCGGTTGCCATTGCGGCTCTTCAATGAATTCGTACGGTCCGATTGTCAGCGATCCTTATTTGTCGGGAGAGGTCGTTGGCGGCGGTATTCCTTACAACGAGCAAATCATTGGCGGCGGTATTGTTGGCGGTGAAGTCTATCACGGCCAAACCTACGGCAGCGGAACAACGCTATCGGATGACTTCGATGCTCGTGGTGATCGCATCATCAACGCCGAGCCGTTGCCTCCGGGAGCCGTTCCTGTGCCGCAGTCCCAGTTCCAAAACTAGAAGAACGACGGATAGGATCCTCGTTTGGTTGAACTATCCTTAGAAATAGTGAGCGACGGTCGAAGTCCTGTTGGAGTCAAATCCAATGGTGCTTCGACCGTTTCGGTTATTTGCTCCTCGCATAACAGGCGACTGTGATCATGTATTCAAAAAAGTCGGCACGCCCGATCGTCAATCGGCGGACCTTACTAAGCACCGCGTTGTGGTGTGCGGGTGTCGGTGCACTTCGTTGGAGTCGTCAATCGGTGGCCGATGACACGGTCGTGAGTGGTTCTCCCGGCACGGAGGAGGAGCCATCGGGATCCTCGGACGGTACGGCTGACGCTTCAAGAATCACCTACGATTCGCCACAAACCAACACGTGGCGGATCGGGATGGTGCTGGACCCACCGGTAACTTGCACCGATGTCTTTGCCACGTTCCCGGTGCCAACGAACTGGCCGGAGCAGAAGGTGACGGTCGTCAGCCAAACGATCGATCCGCTGGTGGCGGGTTGGGAAGTGCGCGAGTTGGCCAGCGGTGTGAAACAGGTTGCATGCCGGATGCCGCGGGTGCCTGCGGGGACTCGAGCCGAAATTTCGTTTACGATGCAGATCGAGCGATCGCGGATGCTTGCACCGGAAAGAACCGACGATTTGGTCATCCCCCTTCGTCCCGACCGCGAATTGCGTGCCTATTTCGGAAACAGCCCGAACATTGACGCCACGAATTCAATCATTCGAGCGGCGTCACGCGAATTGGCGGCGATGGAAGCAGAAAACGACTGGCAGCGGGTCGAGCAGATCTACGATTACGTACGCGAGAAGGTTGAGTATGTCGAAGGCGACCTAAAAAACGCATCGGTCGCCCTGCGAGACGGCAAGGGGGACTGCGAGGAGATGACCAGTCTGTTTGTTGCGCTGTGTCGCAATGCCAAGGTGCCATCGCGAATGGTCTGGATCCCCGGACACTGCTACCCCGAGTTTTATCTGGAAGACGGTGAGGGCAACGGTCACTGGTTTCCTTGCCAGGCCGCCGGGACACGCCAATTCGGCCAAATGGATGAGTACCGGCCGGTGCTGCAAAAAGGGGATCGATTCAAGGTCCCCGAAAAACGAACCCCCGTTCGCTACGTCGCCGAGTTCTTCAAGTGCGAGCGGAAAGGCAAAAGTAACCCGAATCCCGAGTTCATTCGCCAAGTGGTGCCGTAGGTTTTCGGTCGTGAAACTCGTTTTTTTGAACGATCTGATTCGATCGTCGGAAATCAGCGTTGACACTTTGGCCACACGGTTGTTAATCCCGCTTTCACAGTCACACCTGTGGCTCGATGAACAAACCATAACAGGGGCTTCATCGTTGGTGAACGCTTTGCGGGAATCGTTCGCTGGCCTCCCAACGTGGTCGGAGCGTCCATGGTTTAGCACGACGGTTTCTGGGTCAATCGTCTCGCTAAGCTGCTCCACGATGAAGCTTCCTCTGTGCATCGGGGTGTTGCCGTTTTGGGTCAACACCCCGATGCCAGGATACACCCCGGTTTCCGCTGCCCAAATTCGCTGAGCAAGAAGCGACTGCGCCTGCACCCCATGACTGCTGAAACGCCTGACCAAAATGACGATTCGTCACCTCTCGAATTGGACCAAGAGGGGGTGGCCAGCGAAATGTGGGACGCTGATTCGCTTGAAGCGTTTCAGGCTCAGCAAGGTTTGGCGAAACAGCGTCGGCGGCGAGCCATGTTGGTCGCGCTGTTGGCCGTCTCGTTCGTCGGTACCGTGGTCTATGCTTGGAAAAACAACGGCGAACCGGCCCCGGTGACGATCGATTTGGCTCCCGAAATCAAGTTCGAGCGATTGTTATTCCGGCTGAAGATGGAACACAACAAGAAGCTACACATCGAGGATTTCATCGTCACCGATGACATGCTGAAACAGTTGGAAGCCTATCCTGAATTTGAGACGGTCATTCTCGATCAAGGCCAGGTAAGCGACGCATCGATGAAGGTGCTCTGTTCGCTACCCAACTTGCAACACCTTCGACTCCGACTTTCACCGATTTCCGATGAGGGTCTCAAGACGCTTGGCGGATGCCAATCGCTGTGGTTCTTGAACTTGCCACATTCCTTATGCACGTCGGCAGGCGTTGCCGAGCTGAAAGCGATCCCTCAACTTCGGCAACTTCGACTCGGGTCCCGCAACCTCAGCAACGAGGTGACACGCGATATCGCGACTTTGAAAACCCTCCGAGGAATCCATCTGATTGACGTACCGGTAACCGATGAAGGACTGAAAACGCTTACAACGTTGCCCTACCTTGAATCGCTCTATTTGGACAACAGTGCGGTCACGGAGATTGGTTGGCAATGGCTTTACGCAAATCATCCCCAATTGCACGTGCATGTGAACCAGCGTCATAACGACTATGACCCTAAAGCCCACAACCATCACTAAACGATCGATTTCGCTTGCGGAATCGCTTTTAACACGAAGTCACACACCATGAATCCCCGTATCGAAGCGCTTCGATCATTGCTTGACTCGCTCAAAGTGGATGCGATGTTGGTGACCGACGAGATCAACGTCCGCTACCTTTCCGGCTTTACTGGCGATAGCTCCTACTTACTGATTGGGCCCTCGGAAACCCGAATGCTGAGCGATGGTCGGTACGAAATTCAGTTGGCCGAAGAGTGCCCCGGTTTGCAGACCCTGATTCGTCCGCCCAGCCAATTACTGGTGGACTTGGTTCAAGAGGTGATCAATAGTTCCCCTTATGGTCCAATTGGAATCGAGGCGGGCCACGTCACCTTAGCGCAGTACCGCGAGTGGTGCGAGAAGTGCCCCTCCGTTGAATGGATCGAAACCTCTTCGACGGTGGAGCAGTTGAGAATGGTCAAGGACGAGGGGGAGATCAAGATCATCCGCGAGGCGGTGTCGATCGCCGAACGCTGCTTTCAATCGCTGATGCCGATGCTGACGACGAAATGGACGGAGCGGCAGATCGCTCATGAGTTGGAGTCAAGAATGCGATTCTTGGGCGCCGAATCGGCAAGTTTTAAGCCGATCGTGGCGTTGGATGCTGCGGCCGCACTTCCCCACTATCAGCCAGCGGAGGTCAACATTCCGTCCACCGGAACCCTCTTGATCGACTGGGGAGCCAAGTTTCAGGGCTATGCCAGCGATTTGACGCGAACGATGACGATTGGGCCAATTTCGCAGGCTTTTCAACGAGTCTATTCAGCGGTGTTGGAAGCACAATTGGCCGCAATTGAAGCGATCCGCCCCGGCGTCGAAGGCAAGCAGGTTGACGCAATTGCCCGTGGAATGCTTGAAAAAGCAGGCTTTGGCAACGAGTTTAACCATGGACTCGGCCATGGAATTGGCCTACAAATCCACGAATCTCCTCGAATGAGCGCCAACTGCGATCAAATCCTGCAACCTGGCATGATTGTGACCGTTGAACCCGGCGTCTATTTGCGAGATCAGTTCGGTATTCGGATTGAGGACGACTGCTTAGTGACCGCAACGGGCTGCGAAGTGCTCAGCGGTTTGGCAAAGGGCCTCGATGATTGTCGCGTTGTGCTGTAAAACTTGGCCTTTCAAAAATCCGTTTTCGGGCGAGTCCCCATTTTAACCATGAACGTCAATGCTACTGACGGTGAATCAAATATGAGTAAAGGCGGAAAGCCGAGCCAGAACGTGTTCGATATTGAACGGCTCCGGACCATTATCGAGTTGATGGAAGAACACGAATTGTCAGAAGTTGACCTGCAACAGGGTGACGAAAAGATCAAATTGAATCGTGGCGCCGCTGCCCCGGCGGTGGTCCATCATGCCGCTGCGGCCGCGATCTCGTCGCCCGCAACGGCGGTGCCTGCCAGCGAAACGGACAAACACGCAGGCACGGTGACCATCAATGCGCCGATGGTCGGAACCTTTTACGCCAAAGCGACACCGGAATCGCCCCCCTTCGTGAAGGTCGGCCAACGTGTCAGCGAAGACACCATTGTTTGCATCGTTGAAGCGATGAAGGTGTTCAACGAGATTCCCGCCGAGTGCTCCGGGACGATCACCGAGATTTTGGTAGTCGACCAACAAGCGGTTGATTTTGGAAAACCCATGTTCCGCGTCGATCCTAACGCGTAATCGCATTCGCAGAGAACTTCTCTTGATCAAGAAAATCCTAATCGCCAATCGTGGCGAAATAGCCTTACGTGTGATCCGTGCATGCCGTGAAATGGGCATCCGCTCGGTGGCCGTGTACAGCCAAGCCGATGCCGACTCGATGCACGTCCGATTGGCCGACGAAGCCTACTGCGTCGGCAAACCACGCAGTGCCGATAGCTACTTGAAAATCGACCAAATCATCGCCGCAGCGGAAGTCGCCGGCGTTGACGCGATTCATCCCGGCTATGGTTTCCTGGCCGAGAATGCCCATTTTAACGAAGTGTGTCGGTCGAGCGGATTTGAGTTCATCGGTCCGAGTCCCCAAGCGATGGAAAAGCTGGGCGACAAGAATACCGCGCGGAAGATGGCGATCGAAAACGAAGTTCCCGTCGTCCCCGGCAGCGACGGGCTGATCGAAAATGACGCCGATGCCATCGCCACCGCTGCGAAGATCGGCTATCCCGTTTTGATCAAAGCAACCGCGGGCGGTGGCGGTAAGGGAATGAGGGTGGCCGAGGACGAAGCATCGCTTGCCACCGCATTTTCCCAAGCTCGAAAGGAAGCGGAAGCGGCCTTTGGCAATGGTGGATGCTATCTGGAAAAGTACATCGGCTCCCCACGGCATATCGAAGTCCAAGTGATTGCGGACAATTATGGCAATGTGTGCCATTTGTTCGAGCGTGATTGCAGCGTCCAGCGGCGGCACCAGAAATTGATCGAAGAAGCGCCGAGCCCAAGCTTGCCAGCGGATCGACGTGAAGCGATTTGCGCCGCAGCCGTCCGAATGATCAAAGGTGCCGAGTACAGCAACGCGGCGACCGTCGAGTTCATCGTCGATGCCGACAATAACTTTTACTTCATCGAAGTCAACGCGCGCATCCAAGTGGAGCATCCCGTCAGCGAGATGGTCACGGGGGTCGATTTGATCCGTGAACAGATTCGTGTTGCCGGCGGCGAGAAACTGTCTTTCACGCAAGACCAAATTGAGTGTCGCGGCGTGGCGATGGAGTGCCGGATCAACGCGGAAAACCCCGACAAAAATTTCCAACCGAACCCGGGAAAGATTCTCAAGATCTTTATTCCTGGCGGACTCGGTGTCCGTTTTGATTCGCACGTGTACGCTGGCTACACCGTCCCCGCCTACTATGACTCGATGATCGGCAAGTTGATTGTCTACCGCTCGACTCGTGAAGAAGCGATCGCGACAATGCGACGAGCGTTGATGGAACTCCAAGTCGAGGGTATCGCGACCACCGCCTCGTTCCATGACCAAGTGTTGCAACACGCCGAGTTCGTCGAAGGTCGTCACGATACGAAGTTCGTCGAGCGCGAATTCCTTTCGTAGTGCGGCACGGCCGCATGCGAAGTGAGGTACCGATCGAATCACGTTCGCTCGCTGCCGTTGGTCGCTCGAATCGTGTTGGAGGGGCATCCCATTCAGTGATCATTGATGTAATGCGAACCAAGGCAAACAACATGTTTCAGCTCGTGGTCGGAACGAACAACCCCAAGAAGCTGATCGAGTTGCGTTTGCTTCTTCCTGAGGATCAGATTCGGCTACGGTCGCTTGCTGAGATTCCCAATTCGATCGACGTCGAAGAGACTGGAGCAACGTTTGCGGAAAACGCGGCGATCAAAGCGACCGAACAGGCGAAGCGACTTGGCCAATGGGTGGTTGCCGAGGACAGCGGATTGACGGTCGATGCGTTGGGTGGTCGGCCCGGTGTCTACTCGGCACGTTATGCAGGCGAGCATGGCGATGACGAAGCGAATAACGACAAGCTGCTGAGAGAATTGGCGGAGGTTCCGGATGAAAAACGGATCGCGCACTTCAACAGCTACCTGTGCCTTTCCGATCCCAATGGCGATGTCCGGATCGAAACGAATGCTCGATGCACCGGACGAATCGCACACCAGCGACAGGGTACAGCCGGCTTCGGGTACGATCCGCTTTTCATCATTCGCGAATACCATCGTACGTTTGGCGATCTGGATCTGGCAGTCAAGCGAGCGATTAGTCATCGGTCACGGGCTCTGCGACAGTTCGTTCCACGTTTGCTCCGATTGATTGAGACGGAAAGTGTTTGACGTTCTCTTTGAAGACAACCATTTGTTGGTGGTCGATAAGCCCGCCGGTTTGGCGACGATGGGGGCCGAAGGGGAGCAGACGCTCCACTGGCTCGGCTGCGAGTACTTGCGAACACGCTACAACAAGCCTGGACGGGCCTTTTTAGGGATTGTCAGTCGACTCGACGCGATGACCAGCGGAGTGATCGTGATGGCCAAAACGAGCAAGGCGGCGTCCCGATTGGCACCCCAGTTCTCGGGTCAAGGAAACAACCGGGCATCCAAAATCTACCTTGCCATGCTCGAGGGTGCACTCCGCGACGAGGCAGGCGAACGGAGTGATTTCGTCATCAAAGATGATGCCGCACGGCGGATGCGCGTTTGCGGCGAATCGACCCCCAATGCACTGTTGGCAAGGCTGCGGTTTGCGACCCTCGCGAAATCGCAATCCGAAACACTGGTGGCGGTCCAGTTGCTTTCCGGCCGCAAACACCAAATTCGTGTTCAGTTTGCAAACTTGGGGCATCCCGTTTGGGCCGACCGAAAGTATGGTGGGCGACACTCAATGGATGTCGGCATCGGGCTGCACAGTTTGCAGTTGGCCATCAACCATCCCACACTTCCCGAACGCAAGCTCTTCAAAGCACCCTTGCCAAAATCATGGCACCGATTTGGTAAACTGGTGCAACCGATGAATCAAATTCACCATCACGCGAACCGTTTGTTGAGTCCCCCCTAACGGATTGAAATGAGAAGGAACGCGAAGTCACCAGCCGCTCCCTTTGTGCCAAACAAGATCGTTTCCGGCGGTCAGACAGGGGTTGACCGCGCTGGACTTGAGTGTGCGATTGCGTTGGGCATCGAGCACGGTGGGTGGTGCCCAGCGGCGAGGTTGTCCGAAGATGGTTCGATCCCAAGTCGCTACATGCTGACCGAAACCGACTCGCGAGATTACCCCGCACGCACCGAATTGAATGTCGTGGACAGCGACGCAACGCTTATTCTCTACGAACGGAAATTGACTGGCGGGACGTTGTTGACGTATCGAATTTGTCGCCGGTTGAGCAAAGACTTTTTGCTCGCGCGTCTCGATCGTGACGACGTTGATCTGGCGCGACAATGGATCGATAGCTTACGGCCAGAGACGCTTAATGTCGCAGGACCTCGCGAAAGTACGTCGCCCGGAATCGAACGGCGGTCGATGATGTTTCTGATGCAAGTGTTCGCAAACCGTTAGCCTGGATAGGTTCTTAAAGCACTGGGCAGACGTCAAACCATTCCCGGTCTTGCTTGTACATCCACTGCGTCGATTCGGGTGGCCCCCACAATCCCGTTTCGTACTCATACAGCGGCGGTGCTGCAGGGCTTCGCCACGCAGCGAGGATGGGGTCGATGATCCCCCACGCCAATTCAACTTCATCACTTCGAGCAAACAAACTGGCGTCACCGGTCAACGCATCCAACAGCAACCGTTGATAGGAATCCGGCAGCGACTTGCCGCCCGGCGTATTGCTGAAGCTGAAATCCAAGGTGCTGGTTCGCGTTTTCATTTCCGAATCGGGCACCTTCGTTTCAAAGTGCAGCTGAATTCCTTCAGCCGGCTGGACCTGCATCACCAATCGGTTCCCCACCGGTTCGCGTGTCTTTTCGCCGAACAGGATATGGGGAACGTTCTTGAATTGAACAACAATCTGCGTTGTTCGGCATGACATCCCTTTGCCGCTACGGAGATAAAAGGGCACCCCTTTCCAACGCCAATTGTCACAGTAGAGCTTCAAGACCGCGTAGGTTTCGGTATCGCTATTGGCCGGCACGCCTTCTTCTTTTAGGTACCCTTTGTATTGCCCGCGAACGGTGTCGGAGGCGAAGTCACCGCCCGTCATCCTGCGAATGCTGTGCAGCACTTTCACCTTTTCGTCTCGTACCATCGCCGCATCATAACGAGCGGGCGGTTCCATCGCGGTGATCATCATCAACTGCAAAAGATGGTTTTGAAACATGTCACGCAAAATTCCTGCCGTGTCATAGTATCCCGCTCGCCGACCAATTACGACTTCTTCCGCGACCGTAATTTGAACGTGATCCACATAACGCCGATTCCAGATAGGTTCGAAGATCAGATTCGCAAACCGAAGGGCAAAGATGTTCTGTACCGTTTCTTTGCCAAGATAGTGGTCGATGCGGTAGATCTGATCTTCGCGGAACACTCCGTGAATCGAGGCATTGAGTGCACGAGCCGACTTCAAATCGGTACCGAACGGTTTTTCGATGATCACGCGTCGAAAACCTGTTTCGTCGTTATTCAAGCCGGCTGCGCCCAGCTGTTTGATTGCTTCCTCGTACAATTGAGGCATGGTCGACAAATAGTACAACCTCCCCGAATGATGCTCGGGTTCGATCGTGTCTAAGAATTCGGCAAGCGATTCGAAGTCGTCTGCATTTTTGATATCACCTGGCAGGTAGTAAAGCGTGTCAGCGAAACGAGCCCATGTTTCATTGTCAAAACAATCGTTGGCGAATTCTTCAACGCTGGTGCGAAGTGAATCTCGCCATTGTTGGTGTTCGAAATTGCTCCGGGAAACACCGACGATCAGTGAACCTTCGGGAAGTCGGTTTTTTTGAAACAATCGGTAAAGTGCCGGAATCAGTTTGCGGCTGGTCAAATCGCCTGAGGCGCCAAAGATGACAATTGTGTTGGCCATA from Novipirellula artificiosorum encodes the following:
- a CDS encoding putative molybdenum carrier protein, which codes for MRRNAKSPAAPFVPNKIVSGGQTGVDRAGLECAIALGIEHGGWCPAARLSEDGSIPSRYMLTETDSRDYPARTELNVVDSDATLILYERKLTGGTLLTYRICRRLSKDFLLARLDRDDVDLARQWIDSLRPETLNVAGPRESTSPGIERRSMMFLMQVFANR
- the rdgB gene encoding RdgB/HAM1 family non-canonical purine NTP pyrophosphatase, which gives rise to MFQLVVGTNNPKKLIELRLLLPEDQIRLRSLAEIPNSIDVEETGATFAENAAIKATEQAKRLGQWVVAEDSGLTVDALGGRPGVYSARYAGEHGDDEANNDKLLRELAEVPDEKRIAHFNSYLCLSDPNGDVRIETNARCTGRIAHQRQGTAGFGYDPLFIIREYHRTFGDLDLAVKRAISHRSRALRQFVPRLLRLIETESV
- a CDS encoding RluA family pseudouridine synthase — its product is MFDVLFEDNHLLVVDKPAGLATMGAEGEQTLHWLGCEYLRTRYNKPGRAFLGIVSRLDAMTSGVIVMAKTSKAASRLAPQFSGQGNNRASKIYLAMLEGALRDEAGERSDFVIKDDAARRMRVCGESTPNALLARLRFATLAKSQSETLVAVQLLSGRKHQIRVQFANLGHPVWADRKYGGRHSMDVGIGLHSLQLAINHPTLPERKLFKAPLPKSWHRFGKLVQPMNQIHHHANRLLSPP
- the accC gene encoding acetyl-CoA carboxylase biotin carboxylase subunit, which gives rise to MIKKILIANRGEIALRVIRACREMGIRSVAVYSQADADSMHVRLADEAYCVGKPRSADSYLKIDQIIAAAEVAGVDAIHPGYGFLAENAHFNEVCRSSGFEFIGPSPQAMEKLGDKNTARKMAIENEVPVVPGSDGLIENDADAIATAAKIGYPVLIKATAGGGGKGMRVAEDEASLATAFSQARKEAEAAFGNGGCYLEKYIGSPRHIEVQVIADNYGNVCHLFERDCSVQRRHQKLIEEAPSPSLPADRREAICAAAVRMIKGAEYSNAATVEFIVDADNNFYFIEVNARIQVEHPVSEMVTGVDLIREQIRVAGGEKLSFTQDQIECRGVAMECRINAENPDKNFQPNPGKILKIFIPGGLGVRFDSHVYAGYTVPAYYDSMIGKLIVYRSTREEAIATMRRALMELQVEGIATTASFHDQVLQHAEFVEGRHDTKFVEREFLS
- the zwf gene encoding glucose-6-phosphate dehydrogenase, giving the protein MANTIVIFGASGDLTSRKLIPALYRLFQKNRLPEGSLIVGVSRSNFEHQQWRDSLRTSVEEFANDCFDNETWARFADTLYYLPGDIKNADDFESLAEFLDTIEPEHHSGRLYYLSTMPQLYEEAIKQLGAAGLNNDETGFRRVIIEKPFGTDLKSARALNASIHGVFREDQIYRIDHYLGKETVQNIFALRFANLIFEPIWNRRYVDHVQITVAEEVVIGRRAGYYDTAGILRDMFQNHLLQLMMITAMEPPARYDAAMVRDEKVKVLHSIRRMTGGDFASDTVRGQYKGYLKEEGVPANSDTETYAVLKLYCDNWRWKGVPFYLRSGKGMSCRTTQIVVQFKNVPHILFGEKTREPVGNRLVMQVQPAEGIQLHFETKVPDSEMKTRTSTLDFSFSNTPGGKSLPDSYQRLLLDALTGDASLFARSDEVELAWGIIDPILAAWRSPAAPPLYEYETGLWGPPESTQWMYKQDREWFDVCPVL